A window of Campylobacter cuniculorum DSM 23162 = LMG 24588 contains these coding sequences:
- a CDS encoding SNF2-related protein, producing the protein MQNTLLLDHQVGAGKTLAGIALVMEQIRMNLIKKALILVPNHLSSAWAKEFIKAYPSAKILVGDKIDNKKARKEFLYRARNGDFDAIIMKHSTFENMNVMQSFQEEVIEEQMKSLSIQLADKKRLNETIRFKDTKRILEEIDKQINRFKMKLANLAKGKTFDDEIAFEDLGIDCLIVDEAHYLKKIYAFS; encoded by the coding sequence ATGCAAAATACTTTACTTTTAGACCACCAAGTCGGAGCAGGTAAAACTCTAGCTGGAATTGCTTTAGTTATGGAACAAATAAGAATGAATCTTATCAAAAAAGCTTTAATTTTAGTGCCAAATCATTTAAGTTCTGCTTGGGCTAAAGAATTTATAAAAGCCTATCCTAGTGCAAAAATTCTAGTAGGAGATAAGATTGATAATAAAAAGGCAAGAAAAGAATTTTTATACAGAGCAAGAAATGGAGATTTTGATGCTATTATTATGAAGCATTCTACTTTTGAAAATATGAATGTAATGCAAAGCTTTCAAGAAGAAGTGATTGAAGAACAAATGAAAAGCCTATCTATACAACTTGCAGATAAAAAAAGATTAAATGAAACTATAAGATTCAAGGATACAAAAAGAATTTTAGAAGAAATCGATAAACAAATTAATAGATTTAAAATGAAACTTGCCAATTTAGCTAAAGGAAAAACTTTTGATGATGAAATTGCGTTCGAAGATTTAGGAATTGATTGTTTGATTGTGGATGAAGCTCATTATCTTAAAAAAATATACGCATTTTCTTAA
- a CDS encoding RNA-guided endonuclease InsQ/TnpB family protein, producing MRSAIKYRIYPNVKQKELIHKHFGCFRVVYNHFLDYRQKQFALGIKETYFTMQKQLTILKAQQDYQYLNECNSQSLQMALRQLVSAFDNFFAKRAQYPRFKSKKHSKQSFAIPQNIILDPLTKRVIIPKFKEGIKTRIHRKLPNGAVIKQAFISCVADEYYISLSYETNEPIPKSKIIKNAVGLDMGLESLLIRSDGVVYQTQKFLKDKEAKLIKYQRRLSKKKKGSNNQKKAVKKVAKVHLEILRAREDYLHKISDEITNQYDFIGLETLNVKGMIRNKHLSKSIANVAWGKLISMLIYKAEKKGKTLMQVDKFFPSSQICSYCGTNTGKKPLHIRSFTCPQCHTKHNRDLNAAINIRNYALGIIDDRYKIKLDKSRVGITRSYACGDSTSGVSKYGNIIDTSYLSQKQEAQVSLALG from the coding sequence TTGCGTAGTGCCATTAAGTATAGAATTTATCCTAATGTCAAACAAAAAGAATTGATTCATAAACACTTTGGTTGTTTTCGTGTTGTCTATAATCATTTCTTAGATTACAGACAGAAACAATTTGCATTAGGCATTAAAGAAACATACTTTACAATGCAAAAACAACTCACAATCTTGAAAGCACAACAAGATTATCAATATCTCAATGAATGTAATTCTCAATCCTTACAAATGGCATTGAGGCAACTTGTGAGTGCATTTGATAATTTCTTTGCCAAAAGAGCTCAATATCCTAGATTCAAATCCAAAAAACATTCCAAGCAATCCTTTGCCATTCCACAAAATATAATTTTAGACCCTCTTACAAAAAGAGTGATTATTCCAAAATTCAAAGAGGGAATAAAGACAAGAATTCATAGGAAACTCCCTAATGGAGCAGTTATAAAACAAGCCTTTATTTCTTGTGTAGCAGATGAATATTATATTTCTTTGAGTTATGAAACAAATGAGCCTATACCTAAATCCAAAATTATAAAAAATGCAGTGGGTTTAGATATGGGCTTAGAATCTTTGCTTATAAGAAGTGATGGAGTTGTATATCAAACACAGAAATTCTTAAAAGACAAAGAAGCTAAGCTTATAAAATACCAAAGGAGATTAAGCAAAAAGAAAAAAGGCTCAAACAATCAAAAAAAAGCTGTCAAAAAAGTAGCAAAAGTGCATTTAGAAATACTAAGAGCTAGAGAGGATTATCTCCATAAAATCAGCGATGAGATAACCAATCAATATGATTTTATAGGATTAGAAACTCTCAATGTAAAGGGGATGATTAGAAATAAACATCTATCAAAATCTATTGCTAATGTTGCATGGGGCAAATTGATTTCTATGCTTATCTATAAAGCAGAAAAAAAGGGAAAAACTCTTATGCAAGTGGATAAATTTTTTCCTAGTTCTCAAATATGCAGTTATTGTGGCACTAATACAGGTAAAAAGCCACTTCATATTAGAAGCTTTACTTGTCCTCAATGTCATACAAAACACAATAGAGACCTCAATGCAGCTATCAATATAAGAAACTATGCACTAGGCATTATTGATGATAGATATAAAATCAAATTAGATAAATCTAGGGTAGGGATTACCCGAAGTTACGCTTGTGGAGATAGCACTAGCGGGGTATCAAAGTATGGAAACATCATTGATACTAGCTATCTATCGCAGAAACAAGAAGCCCAAGTGTCTTTAGCACTTGGGTGA
- a CDS encoding transcriptional regulator: MSKYLLKNKDKIILEFEVKNLEIQSLVSKTKELTQKIKNIHIINSHLLPKNLKIDGLEKHLELWIKDRKIPKNRQFVENIVATYSINQQELLMDYIDISFGLSLNDSFWIVPNDKNYQWKDYNLYENEFSEALQRASFGEELLKIKGFTSSPEYTTNGMLKKCWHRENNIIYLYKGQTKEYANGGKEAYSEYYMAQIAQIMEFECVFYDLKLFHNELVSVCPIFTNENEGFMPVYQVFRDEKWKGLQRIELIDYIAKYYSVEKLQDLLLFDALICNKDRHLGNFGMMIDNNTNEILRPAPIFDNGFSMINILIEKELKDINAVLSNKRTYFDFTFDEQLKLFVQERHKENLEKLTNFSFKRHSQFNLSEEWLIPIENCIRTRAKRALEFLKEKNNQTTQETQNLVELNKKLDSSLQRQKARTTQQDKNVSSLQENKTQTLSEKHKKRHR; this comes from the coding sequence ATGAGTAAATATCTTTTGAAGAATAAAGATAAGATTATTTTGGAGTTTGAAGTAAAAAATCTAGAAATACAATCTCTTGTATCTAAAACAAAAGAATTGACTCAAAAAATTAAAAATATACATATTATAAATTCACATTTATTGCCAAAAAATCTTAAGATTGATGGCTTAGAAAAGCACTTAGAACTTTGGATTAAAGATAGAAAAATTCCTAAAAACAGACAATTTGTAGAAAATATCGTAGCAACTTATAGTATAAATCAACAAGAACTTTTAATGGACTATATTGATATATCTTTTGGACTCTCTCTTAATGATTCTTTTTGGATTGTCCCAAATGATAAGAACTATCAATGGAAAGATTATAATCTCTATGAAAATGAATTCAGTGAAGCATTACAAAGAGCTTCATTTGGAGAAGAATTATTAAAAATCAAAGGCTTTACAAGCTCACCCGAATACACCACTAATGGAATGTTAAAGAAATGTTGGCATAGAGAAAACAATATAATTTATCTCTATAAAGGACAGACAAAAGAATATGCAAATGGAGGCAAAGAAGCCTATAGTGAATATTATATGGCTCAAATTGCTCAAATTATGGAATTTGAATGTGTTTTTTATGATTTAAAGCTTTTTCATAATGAGCTTGTGAGTGTTTGTCCTATTTTTACAAATGAAAATGAGGGATTTATGCCTGTATATCAGGTTTTCAGAGATGAGAAATGGAAAGGTTTGCAAAGGATAGAATTAATAGATTACATCGCAAAATATTATTCTGTAGAAAAATTGCAAGATTTACTGCTTTTTGATGCCTTGATTTGCAATAAAGACAGACATTTAGGGAATTTTGGAATGATGATTGATAATAACACAAATGAGATTTTGCGTCCTGCACCCATCTTTGATAATGGTTTTAGTATGATAAATATTCTCATTGAAAAGGAACTAAAAGACATAAATGCTGTATTGAGCAATAAAAGAACTTATTTTGATTTTACCTTTGATGAACAACTCAAACTTTTCGTGCAAGAGCGACACAAAGAAAATTTAGAAAAACTCACAAATTTTAGCTTCAAAAGACATTCGCAATTTAATTTGAGTGAAGAATGGCTCATCCCTATTGAAAATTGTATAAGAACACGAGCTAAAAGGGCTTTAGAATTTCTCAAAGAAAAAAACAATCAAACAACACAAGAAACTCAAAACTTAGTAGAACTGAATAAAAAATTAGATTCTTCTTTACAAAGACAAAAAGCAAGAACAACACAGCAAGATAAGAATGTTTCATCCTTGCAAGAAAACAAAACACAAACTTTGTCAGAAAAACATAAGAAAAGGCACAGATGA
- a CDS encoding type IV secretory system conjugative DNA transfer family protein, whose product MQIIHSDVRHFKPKQDNLLEYLNKEELPRKFLCFIFYVAILFSLLASFYINELNISLYLYISAILACFVSLTLYLSEEKKDEKEAIIANEENKDYLLCLGTEIKKFYGNAVKSGKAPKNQLRPLLINAETMKRHFLCMATIGAGKSVLMKGLIEQYILLGGGMFIVDGKGTDEFAKEIYGLIVSLGREDDFIYLNFLDMDNTHTINPLLSGGALSIYEILIALLIGEENEWKEKQKEFMKCILKLMVYKRDNEKDFIFDFSALTNMMSLSTLLKEAIAYKHLARENVGIMDFVKYISSTIEVDIEDFLKGDSKDEKWVKEMEKKTSGEGQGIYDVSVCVGAWRNVLTNLSSDYGKIFNSPHPDISLWEATQRNKIIFVTLPTMNSDTTPKELGRLLLGLIKGVAAQKAKFVVEPKIPFVCFLDELGSYVIEGFGRLESKSRSLGISIFPFFQSPAQIDVVAKNDYERKEIIDVTGVHILMRNMHPETTEFYAKMVEKIKVMSRDFVKRREFVKGQGAVEDSYKVEEKDAIEHNEVVNISEGEMFIFANGKLHRAIAQAESSLLSMGKKTIYEKMSDAKIPLTQYVSKKEFFRKVKNVVEGLRISASSYSYSKALFFIILLTFSVANILKLSNFSSSISFLRVCLKISLFSSLLLFV is encoded by the coding sequence ATGCAAATCATTCATAGTGATGTCAGACATTTTAAACCCAAACAAGATAATCTATTAGAATATCTCAATAAAGAAGAACTCCCTAGAAAATTTCTTTGTTTCATCTTTTATGTCGCCATTCTTTTTTCTTTACTTGCAAGTTTTTATATAAATGAATTAAATATCAGTCTTTATTTATATATTAGTGCCATCTTAGCTTGTTTTGTCTCTCTCACCCTTTATTTGAGTGAGGAGAAAAAAGACGAAAAAGAAGCGATAATAGCAAATGAAGAAAACAAAGATTATCTTTTATGTTTAGGCACAGAGATAAAAAAATTCTATGGAAATGCAGTAAAGAGTGGAAAAGCTCCTAAGAATCAATTAAGACCCTTACTCATCAATGCAGAAACAATGAAAAGACATTTCCTTTGTATGGCTACCATAGGTGCGGGTAAATCTGTGTTGATGAAAGGACTTATAGAACAATACATTCTTTTAGGCGGTGGAATGTTTATTGTTGATGGAAAAGGCACTGATGAATTTGCGAAAGAGATTTATGGACTTATTGTAAGCTTAGGAAGAGAAGATGATTTTATATATCTTAACTTCTTAGATATGGATAACACTCATACAATCAATCCTCTTTTAAGTGGAGGGGCTTTGAGTATTTATGAGATTCTTATTGCCTTACTCATAGGTGAGGAAAATGAATGGAAAGAAAAACAAAAAGAATTTATGAAATGTATTTTAAAACTAATGGTCTATAAGAGAGATAATGAAAAAGATTTCATCTTTGATTTTTCAGCTCTTACAAATATGATGAGTTTAAGCACACTCTTAAAAGAGGCTATTGCTTATAAACATCTAGCAAGAGAGAATGTAGGCATAATGGATTTTGTAAAATATATAAGTTCTACTATTGAAGTGGATATTGAAGATTTTTTAAAGGGAGATAGCAAAGATGAAAAATGGGTTAAAGAAATGGAAAAAAAGACAAGTGGAGAGGGACAAGGAATCTATGATGTGTCTGTTTGTGTTGGAGCTTGGAGGAATGTTTTAACGAATTTAAGCTCTGATTATGGCAAAATATTTAATTCTCCTCATCCCGATATAAGTCTATGGGAAGCGACACAAAGAAATAAAATCATCTTTGTTACACTGCCGACTATGAATAGTGATACAACACCTAAAGAATTAGGACGATTACTCTTAGGACTCATCAAAGGAGTAGCCGCACAAAAGGCTAAGTTTGTAGTAGAACCTAAAATTCCTTTTGTTTGTTTTTTAGATGAATTAGGCTCTTATGTGATAGAGGGATTTGGGAGATTAGAATCTAAAAGTAGAAGTTTAGGCATTAGTATCTTTCCCTTTTTTCAAAGTCCAGCACAAATTGATGTGGTTGCAAAGAATGATTATGAAAGAAAAGAAATCATAGATGTTACAGGAGTGCATATCTTAATGAGAAATATGCACCCTGAAACAACAGAATTTTATGCAAAAATGGTAGAAAAAATCAAAGTAATGAGCAGAGATTTTGTTAAAAGAAGAGAATTTGTTAAGGGACAAGGTGCAGTTGAAGATAGTTATAAGGTAGAGGAAAAAGATGCTATAGAACATAATGAAGTGGTTAATATCAGTGAAGGAGAAATGTTTATCTTTGCTAATGGAAAACTTCACAGAGCTATAGCACAAGCTGAAAGCTCATTGCTTTCAATGGGTAAGAAAACAATTTATGAGAAAATGAGTGATGCAAAGATACCGCTCACTCAATATGTGAGTAAAAAAGAATTTTTTAGAAAGGTTAAGAATGTGGTTGAGGGTTTAAGAATATCAGCTTCCTCATATTCATATTCAAAAGCTTTATTTTTTATAATTTTATTAACATTTTCAGTAGCAAATATCTTAAAACTTTCTAATTTTTCAAGCTCAATAAGCTTTTTAAGAGTATGTCTTAAAATAAGCTTATTTTCATCTCTTTTGCTCTTTGTATGA
- the tnpA gene encoding IS200/IS605 family transposase gives MRENHYKLRGYISTNRSKHNLKVHLILVCKYRKKLLQGTLNDFIKAIIEEIAEQNNFIIIAMESDKDHIHLMIQYIPRISISSIIRTIKQITTYRVWRDERFILFLQKNFWKENTFWSDGFFACSIGEANPETIKAYIENQG, from the coding sequence ATGAGAGAGAATCATTACAAATTGCGAGGATATATTTCTACAAATAGAAGCAAACACAATCTAAAAGTCCATTTGATTTTAGTCTGTAAATATAGAAAGAAATTACTGCAAGGCACTCTCAATGATTTTATAAAAGCTATCATTGAGGAGATAGCAGAACAAAACAATTTTATAATTATTGCAATGGAAAGTGATAAAGATCATATACATTTGATGATCCAGTATATCCCAAGAATATCTATTAGTTCTATCATTAGAACAATCAAGCAAATTACAACTTATAGAGTTTGGAGAGACGAGAGGTTTATTTTATTTTTACAAAAAAACTTTTGGAAAGAGAATACATTTTGGAGTGATGGATTTTTTGCTTGCTCTATTGGAGAAGCAAATCCAGAAACAATAAAGGCTTACATAGAAAATCAAGGTTAA
- a CDS encoding LLM class flavin-dependent oxidoreductase: MKFGYWTPIFGSWLRNVDDDTTIGSWEYIKDLALCAEQMGYDLTLVPELYLNDIKGEKAPALDAWAIANALAAVTSRIEILAALRPQYHQVALTAKQIATISQICNGRFSINMVSAWWEEEARQFGINFDGHDDRYTLTHEYTDVLRGFWTQSPFNFKGKYFEFKDSYNEPKPKNLPKVYAGGESETGRNAIAQFADKYLMHGGTLEEVREKIKDMKERRIKANRPPFESFGMAAYIIVRESEEEAKRELQRITRIKNFSDYENSYKDFTSNSDLDVEINRYDYSVSNRGLRPNLIGTPQQVAEKIREYEKVGLNLLIIQCAPMKEELERIAKDLIPLVS; encoded by the coding sequence ATGAAATTTGGATATTGGACTCCTATTTTTGGAAGTTGGTTGAGAAATGTTGATGATGATACAACAATAGGTTCTTGGGAATACATTAAAGATTTAGCTTTGTGTGCTGAACAAATGGGCTATGATTTAACTTTGGTTCCAGAACTCTATCTTAATGATATTAAAGGAGAAAAGGCTCCTGCTCTTGATGCTTGGGCGATTGCTAATGCCTTAGCAGCTGTAACATCTCGCATAGAAATTCTAGCTGCTTTGCGTCCTCAATACCATCAAGTCGCCCTTACTGCAAAGCAAATTGCAACCATTTCACAAATATGCAATGGACGCTTTAGTATCAATATGGTTTCAGCGTGGTGGGAAGAAGAGGCAAGACAATTTGGCATTAATTTTGACGGACATGATGACAGATACACACTCACACACGAATATACTGATGTTTTAAGAGGATTTTGGACTCAAAGTCCTTTTAATTTCAAGGGCAAGTATTTCGAATTTAAAGATTCTTATAATGAGCCTAAACCAAAGAATCTTCCAAAGGTTTATGCAGGTGGAGAGAGTGAAACGGGTAGAAATGCTATTGCACAATTTGCGGATAAATATTTGATGCACGGAGGAACCCTTGAAGAAGTGAGGGAAAAAATCAAAGATATGAAAGAGCGTAGAATCAAGGCGAATCGTCCTCCATTTGAGTCCTTTGGTATGGCAGCTTATATTATAGTGCGAGAGAGTGAAGAGGAGGCAAAAAGGGAATTGCAACGTATCACACGTATTAAAAATTTTTCAGATTATGAGAATTCTTATAAAGATTTTACAAGCAATTCTGATTTAGATGTAGAAATTAATCGCTATGATTATAGTGTTTCAAATCGAGGTTTAAGACCGAATTTAATCGGCACACCTCAACAAGTTGCAGAAAAAATTCGCGAATATGAAAAAGTGGGATTGAATTTACTCATCATACAATGTGCTCCTATGAAAGAAGAACTTGAAAGAATCGCAAAGGATTTAATCCCTTTGGTCTCTTAA
- a CDS encoding adenylosuccinate lyase: protein MQVVQTLETININTDDISIFYYFKNLITKNFSKVIGRKNKIFSFFEESEIPQRKYFLKVLNKKYLKDDNEGIKNIQDAHFKTIKLNFEQANTLKPMLFIKVNFTAGNILMKFSSHEKIFISYMKNYFKNHKIEYNEDNLVLILEYKDAITLELFEAFADESEHLKYCVNFDIDKNEYKNFRENLHKKEGMKWKFNALAKLFSNYFNVLECTPQNDLSEIRQKYLIMVKLYHPDFYQGKSALEQAYCREQFEKIQIAYDNLKALYRNNT from the coding sequence ATGCAAGTTGTTCAGACCTTAGAAACGATTAATATCAATACAGATGATATTTCGATTTTTTATTATTTTAAGAATTTAATTACAAAAAATTTTTCAAAAGTTATAGGAAGAAAGAATAAGATTTTTTCATTTTTTGAAGAGAGTGAAATCCCTCAAAGAAAGTATTTTTTAAAGGTTTTAAATAAAAAATATTTAAAAGATGATAATGAAGGGATTAAAAATATTCAAGATGCACATTTTAAAACTATAAAACTTAATTTTGAACAAGCAAATACATTAAAACCTATGCTTTTCATTAAGGTGAATTTTACAGCAGGAAATATTTTAATGAAATTCAGCTCCCATGAAAAAATTTTTATAAGCTATATGAAAAATTATTTTAAAAATCATAAAATCGAATACAACGAGGACAATTTAGTCTTAATTCTTGAATACAAAGATGCAATAACTTTGGAGCTTTTTGAAGCCTTTGCTGATGAAAGTGAGCATTTAAAATATTGTGTGAATTTTGATATTGATAAAAATGAATATAAAAATTTTCGTGAGAATTTGCATAAAAAAGAGGGCATGAAGTGGAAATTTAATGCCTTAGCTAAGCTTTTTAGCAATTATTTTAATGTTTTAGAATGCACCCCGCAAAATGATTTGAGTGAAATAAGGCAAAAATATCTTATAATGGTCAAACTTTATCATCCTGATTTTTATCAAGGTAAGAGTGCTTTAGAACAAGCTTATTGCAGGGAGCAGTTTGAAAAAATTCAAATCGCTTATGATAATTTAAAAGCTTTATACAGAAATAACACCTAG
- a CDS encoding ATP-grasp domain-containing protein — protein sequence MLYNGLKDGIYILHENPEWIAPFKEAFERAEIPFEELILTKGSINLDIAPPQGVFWNRMSASSHTRNHTHSKEYARAVLSWLQTHNRRVINGLNVLEFEVSKVAQYLALNQAGFRTPKTLAVFGKEDLLSRAKELKTPFISKHNQGGKGLGVRRFDSLEDFKTYIDSEEFEEPVDGITLLQEYIVSKEFYITRAEFIDSKFHYAVKVDTRAGSFELCPADACNVNETSKIPELAGAMCDIGGAEKFSLREDIHANTALIIQLENFLKAHKIEVAGVEFIEDINNEFVVYDINTNTNYNKVVESQAKMRAADKIVEFLHREFKKVKG from the coding sequence ATGCTTTATAATGGACTAAAAGATGGGATATATATATTGCACGAAAATCCAGAATGGATTGCACCTTTTAAAGAGGCTTTTGAACGGGCGGAAATACCTTTTGAAGAACTCATTCTTACAAAAGGGAGTATTAATCTTGATATTGCACCACCTCAAGGTGTGTTTTGGAACAGAATGAGTGCCTCTTCACACACAAGAAATCATACTCATTCAAAAGAATATGCTCGTGCGGTATTATCTTGGTTACAAACTCATAACAGACGCGTCATTAATGGACTTAATGTTTTAGAATTTGAAGTCAGCAAGGTTGCACAATATCTTGCACTCAATCAAGCAGGTTTTCGCACTCCTAAAACTTTAGCTGTTTTTGGGAAAGAAGATTTATTAAGCAGAGCCAAAGAGCTTAAAACTCCTTTTATTTCTAAACACAATCAAGGGGGAAAAGGACTTGGAGTGAGGAGATTTGACAGCTTGGAAGATTTTAAAACTTATATTGATTCAGAAGAATTTGAAGAGCCTGTTGATGGCATCACCTTGCTTCAAGAATACATTGTTTCGAAAGAATTTTATATCACACGTGCAGAATTTATAGACTCTAAATTTCATTATGCGGTTAAAGTGGATACGCGTGCGGGTTCATTTGAGCTTTGTCCAGCCGATGCTTGTAATGTGAATGAAACGTCTAAAATACCAGAATTAGCGGGGGCTATGTGCGATATTGGCGGTGCAGAAAAATTCAGTTTAAGAGAAGATATTCATGCAAACACAGCTTTAATCATCCAGCTTGAAAATTTTTTAAAAGCACATAAAATAGAGGTTGCAGGTGTAGAATTCATTGAAGATATCAACAATGAATTTGTGGTTTATGATATCAATACAAATACAAATTATAATAAAGTCGTAGAATCTCAAGCAAAAATGCGTGCAGCAGATAAGATTGTAGAATTTTTACACAGAGAATTTAAGAAAGTGAAAGGATAA
- a CDS encoding Fic family protein, giving the protein MNENKIYQTLFEEYSNGYKNGLYHKTQILFAYNSNHIEGSSLNQDQTRSIFETNSFIANREQIIKTNDILEAKNHFKAFDFILENTYKNIDIDFIKELHLILKKNCSDINIIGDFKKKQNFVGDIKTTPPQSVNAQMQKLLYSYNEIQNKAINELINFHFYFEKIHPFEDGNGRVGRLLMFKECLKENIIPFIIDEEHKLFYYRGLKEYENNQGYLIQTCLSCQDYYKELLDYFEIDLTQQTTKTKTIKRKHK; this is encoded by the coding sequence ATGAATGAAAATAAAATTTATCAAACCTTATTCGAAGAATATAGCAATGGATACAAAAATGGACTTTATCATAAAACACAAATTTTATTCGCTTATAATTCAAATCATATCGAGGGCAGTAGTTTAAATCAAGACCAAACAAGAAGTATTTTTGAAACAAATTCTTTCATAGCCAATAGAGAACAAATTATAAAAACAAACGATATACTAGAAGCTAAAAATCATTTTAAAGCCTTTGATTTTATCTTAGAAAACACTTACAAAAATATTGATATTGATTTTATCAAGGAATTGCATTTGATTTTAAAAAAGAATTGTAGTGATATTAATATCATAGGAGATTTTAAAAAGAAACAAAATTTTGTAGGCGATATTAAAACCACTCCCCCTCAATCTGTCAATGCACAAATGCAGAAATTATTATATTCTTATAATGAAATTCAAAACAAAGCCATCAATGAGCTTATTAATTTTCATTTTTATTTTGAAAAAATACATCCCTTTGAAGATGGCAATGGAAGAGTTGGAAGATTGTTAATGTTTAAAGAATGCCTTAAAGAAAATATAATACCTTTTATTATAGATGAAGAGCATAAATTATTTTATTATAGGGGTTTAAAAGAATATGAAAATAATCAAGGTTATCTCATACAAACTTGTCTATCTTGTCAAGATTATTACAAAGAACTTTTGGATTATTTTGAGATTGACTTAACCCAACAAACCACAAAAACCAAAACAATAAAAAGGAAACATAAATGA
- a CDS encoding Fic family protein, with product MFHPCKKTKHKLCQKNIRKGTDDERDKSAKKERVFKEIGVQKSEYDEYDLNKKINSENIQIGIGLNKVDNLKPSKYFYQALNQSHSYEELEQKIIHYYKNQKEDTFSKREKECDLVSQRIAKLIEDEGFSLSPISLKAIHRKIFKGVFSQELENCVGVFRIVNIFKKEEIFNEKASVFYANYDEIDELLEYDFSKEKKKNYTLLNNDEKALSLAQFISNIWQIHPFREGNTRTIAVFTIKYLNSMGFSFNNDIFKEHSKYFRNALVLANYSDMKNNISENFSYLEDFFKKLLGNEKLEFKAMPKSVYYCLDEEEKNNQTTQETQNLVELNKKLDSSLQRQKARTTQQDKNVSSLQENKTQTLSEKHKKRHR from the coding sequence ATGTTTCATCCTTGCAAGAAAACAAAACACAAACTTTGTCAGAAAAACATAAGAAAAGGCACAGATGATGAAAGAGATAAAAGTGCGAAAAAAGAAAGAGTTTTTAAGGAGATAGGTGTGCAAAAAAGTGAATACGATGAATATGATTTAAATAAAAAAATCAATTCCGAAAATATCCAAATAGGCATAGGATTGAATAAGGTTGATAATTTAAAACCTTCAAAATATTTTTATCAAGCCTTAAATCAATCGCATAGCTATGAAGAATTAGAACAAAAAATAATCCATTATTACAAAAATCAAAAAGAAGATACATTTTCTAAGAGAGAAAAAGAATGTGATTTGGTCTCTCAAAGAATTGCTAAATTGATTGAAGATGAGGGTTTTTCTTTATCTCCAATCAGTCTAAAAGCTATTCATAGAAAAATTTTTAAAGGAGTTTTTTCTCAAGAATTAGAAAATTGTGTGGGAGTGTTTAGAATAGTTAATATATTCAAAAAAGAAGAAATATTTAACGAAAAAGCCTCTGTATTCTATGCAAATTATGATGAAATTGATGAGCTTTTAGAATATGATTTTTCTAAAGAAAAGAAAAAAAATTATACCCTTTTAAACAATGATGAAAAGGCTTTGAGTCTTGCTCAATTTATTTCAAATATTTGGCAAATTCACCCTTTTAGAGAGGGCAATACGAGGACTATTGCTGTTTTTACGATTAAATATTTAAATTCTATGGGTTTTAGTTTTAACAATGATATTTTTAAAGAGCATTCAAAATATTTTAGAAATGCTTTGGTATTAGCTAATTATTCAGATATGAAAAACAATATTAGTGAAAATTTTTCATACTTAGAAGATTTTTTTAAAAAACTTTTAGGAAATGAAAAACTAGAATTTAAAGCTATGCCAAAGAGTGTTTATTATTGTTTAGATGAAGAAGAAAAAAACAATCAAACAACACAAGAAACTCAAAACTTAGTAGAACTGAATAAAAAATTAGATTCTTCTTTACAAAGACAAAAAGCAAGAACAACACAGCAAGATAAGAATGTTTCATCCTTGCAAGAAAACAAAACACAAACTTTGTCAGAAAAACATAAAAAAAGGCACAGATGA